From Vreelandella neptunia, the proteins below share one genomic window:
- a CDS encoding Crp/Fnr family transcriptional regulator: MQDTEGLRKNALLGLLSEEELTHLLPHFERVELTLGQSLSESGMQMSHVYFPLDAIVSLLCVMEDGASTEIAVVGYEGIVGVSLFMGGETTPSRAIVQSAGAAYRLKGQLLKNEFYRAGPMQKILLRYTQALLTQMAQTAVCNRHHSVDQQLCRWLLLSLDRLQGDKLIMTQELIANMLGVRREGVTESAGKLQRAGLIAYNRGHITVLDRPGLEKRVCECYAVVKREYDRLLNHHNVM, translated from the coding sequence ATGCAAGACACTGAAGGTTTGCGCAAGAATGCTCTACTTGGCCTGCTATCAGAAGAAGAGCTAACCCATTTGCTGCCACATTTTGAGAGGGTGGAGCTGACATTAGGACAATCACTGTCTGAGTCAGGCATGCAAATGAGTCACGTCTACTTTCCACTTGATGCCATCGTTTCGCTGCTTTGTGTAATGGAAGATGGCGCCTCGACGGAAATTGCAGTAGTGGGCTATGAAGGGATCGTTGGCGTTTCTCTGTTCATGGGCGGAGAGACCACCCCCAGCCGAGCGATTGTGCAGAGTGCCGGCGCTGCTTATCGCCTAAAGGGGCAATTACTCAAAAACGAATTTTATCGCGCTGGCCCCATGCAGAAAATACTGCTGCGCTATACCCAAGCCTTGCTGACGCAAATGGCACAGACAGCGGTATGCAATCGCCATCACAGCGTCGATCAACAGCTATGCCGCTGGCTGTTGCTCAGCCTTGACCGGCTGCAGGGTGATAAACTGATTATGACCCAGGAGCTCATTGCCAATATGCTGGGCGTGCGCCGCGAAGGGGTGACCGAGTCCGCTGGGAAACTCCAGCGAGCAGGACTAATTGCCTACAACCGCGGGCATATCACTGTCCTTGACAGGCCAGGGCTAGAGAAGCGGGTCTGCGAGTGCTATGCGGTGGTTAAGCGCGAGTACGACCGCCTACTCAACCACCATAACGTAATGTAA
- a CDS encoding Crp/Fnr family transcriptional regulator, with protein sequence MASILNVSAANQLLAKLPEIEQRAFMAECQTVQLAFGEVLLQPAEIFTHVYFPIDSFISLINVIDADNRLEVAMAGREGMLGIPLVLNVKESQSIALVQGAGSALRMTAESFQRLLFSSPVLHQRLKRYIYVAMSQLATSAACNHFHRIEERLARWLLMTQDRAGADQLNLTHEFLAMMLGVRRAGITLAAIALQAHGLIRYQRGTITVLDRLGLIEASCECYSKDCALYAKMLPVL encoded by the coding sequence ATGGCGTCTATTTTAAACGTTTCCGCTGCCAATCAGCTGCTTGCTAAGCTGCCGGAAATCGAACAACGAGCCTTTATGGCGGAGTGTCAAACAGTGCAGCTTGCTTTTGGAGAAGTCCTGCTCCAGCCCGCCGAGATTTTTACCCACGTCTATTTCCCCATCGACAGTTTTATTTCGTTGATTAACGTCATTGACGCTGACAACCGGCTTGAAGTCGCAATGGCAGGCCGGGAGGGTATGTTAGGTATACCCCTGGTACTCAATGTCAAAGAATCTCAATCGATCGCTTTGGTTCAAGGCGCGGGGTCGGCCCTTCGCATGACTGCTGAAAGCTTTCAGCGTCTACTATTCTCCAGCCCCGTATTACATCAGCGCCTGAAGCGCTATATCTATGTTGCGATGAGCCAATTGGCGACATCTGCGGCGTGTAACCACTTCCATCGGATTGAAGAGCGCCTCGCCCGCTGGTTGCTGATGACTCAGGATCGTGCGGGGGCTGATCAGTTGAATCTGACCCACGAGTTTCTGGCCATGATGCTCGGGGTTAGACGGGCCGGCATTACCCTGGCAGCGATAGCCCTGCAGGCACATGGCCTAATCCGCTACCAGCGTGGAACCATCACAGTGCTTGATCGGCTAGGTCTGATCGAAGCGTCCTGCGAGTGCTATAGCAAAGACTGCGCGTTGTACGCCAAAATGTTGCCGGTGTTATAG
- a CDS encoding metal-dependent hydrolase family protein, translating to MTTTRFINANVIDTRNGKVLANQQVRIQDGRIVDVSDSPLEGSDDQVIDIQGHFLMPGLVDSHVHVTAITPNFALLETLSPFYVGAKSSELLEAMLMRGFTTVRDAGGADYGLAKAVDEGALVGPRIMYAGNALSQTGGHADMRGPGQQTFEGCFCCAGLGRVCDGVSEVRRAARDEIRKGATQIKIMASGGVSSPTDRIDSTQFSLEEIDAIVEEATAANIHTMAHAYTARAINRLIPRGVKTIEHGNLMDEESCRLFLEYDAYLTPTLCTYDALAKEGVEAGMAEHLQRKVYDVLDAGGKALEMAQRHGVKMLYGSDLLGRMQRHQLNEFNLRKDVVPTDELIRAATSHAADAYGHTGDFGEIIPGARGDVIVLKDNPLDDINVLTQPDEKLMLIMKGGVAYKNVL from the coding sequence ATGACAACGACACGCTTTATCAATGCCAACGTCATCGACACGCGCAACGGAAAAGTACTCGCTAACCAGCAGGTGCGCATTCAGGATGGCCGTATCGTCGATGTGAGCGATTCGCCACTAGAGGGCAGTGATGATCAAGTCATCGATATTCAGGGCCACTTCCTGATGCCCGGCTTGGTTGATTCGCATGTCCACGTCACGGCAATCACACCCAATTTTGCATTGCTTGAGACGCTCTCGCCTTTCTATGTCGGTGCCAAATCAAGCGAGCTGCTGGAAGCTATGTTGATGCGCGGATTCACGACCGTGCGTGATGCTGGCGGTGCAGATTACGGGCTAGCCAAGGCTGTAGACGAGGGTGCTCTGGTCGGCCCGCGCATCATGTACGCAGGGAATGCGCTCTCCCAGACCGGCGGCCATGCTGATATGCGCGGCCCAGGCCAACAAACCTTTGAAGGCTGCTTCTGCTGCGCTGGTTTAGGTCGTGTTTGCGATGGTGTAAGCGAAGTACGCCGGGCCGCCCGGGACGAGATCAGAAAGGGCGCCACCCAGATTAAAATTATGGCGTCTGGCGGCGTTTCTTCACCTACCGACCGTATCGACAGCACTCAGTTTTCGCTTGAGGAAATTGATGCCATTGTGGAAGAAGCCACCGCCGCCAATATTCACACCATGGCCCATGCTTATACGGCGCGTGCTATCAACCGGCTTATCCCCAGAGGCGTCAAGACCATTGAGCACGGCAACCTCATGGATGAGGAGAGCTGTCGGCTATTTCTTGAGTATGACGCTTATCTTACTCCGACCCTCTGCACCTACGATGCCCTAGCGAAGGAAGGTGTAGAGGCGGGCATGGCCGAGCATCTACAGCGCAAGGTTTATGATGTGCTGGATGCTGGCGGTAAGGCACTGGAAATGGCTCAACGTCATGGGGTTAAAATGCTATATGGCTCTGACTTACTGGGTCGGATGCAGCGGCATCAGCTCAACGAATTTAATTTGCGTAAGGACGTGGTGCCCACCGATGAACTGATTCGTGCAGCGACAAGCCACGCCGCCGACGCCTATGGTCACACCGGTGATTTTGGCGAGATTATTCCAGGCGCAAGGGGAGACGTAATCGTTCTTAAAGATAATCCCTTGGATGACATTAATGTTCTTACTCAGCCGGATGAGAAGCTCATGCTGATTATGAAAGGGGGAGTGGCTTACAAAAATGTACTTTAG
- a CDS encoding TRAP transporter large permease, which produces MSNIEIGVAGIAIALALIALRVPIGVALGLVSIIGIGEMTSMRVAWGMISATPFDFAGTWELTAAPMFLFMGYLCTSTNMTQGLFHAMRLYLARLPGGLAVSSVMASAFFAAASGSSVATSAAMSRIAVPEMLKHNYDKGLATGTVAASGTLGSLIPPSVLLVLYGVYAQVSVGQLFMAGFIPGVLSALLYIAMIMVRTKLNPSLAGNTDVRSSWGEKWDAFKHIWPLPLLIGSVLGGIFMGIFSPTEAGAVGTTIAALIAFARRTLTLAAIREALVSTAVSTASIFIILIGSLFFTRFLAMSGVPAAFSEIILGVSTETWWIILAVAVIYLVLGMFIDSIGLLLLTLPLILPLVEGADLNLIWFGIIVVKLLEVGLVTPPIGLNVYVIKGALGNSVTLSEVFKGVTWFIVMDVVALLLIVLIPALSLYLPQKMF; this is translated from the coding sequence ATGAGTAATATCGAGATAGGCGTGGCAGGCATTGCCATCGCCTTGGCCCTGATCGCCCTGCGCGTGCCAATCGGCGTTGCACTAGGTTTGGTGTCGATCATCGGCATTGGTGAAATGACCAGTATGCGCGTGGCCTGGGGGATGATTTCGGCCACTCCATTCGACTTTGCAGGTACCTGGGAGCTGACTGCTGCACCTATGTTCCTGTTCATGGGCTATTTGTGTACCAGCACCAATATGACCCAAGGCCTGTTTCATGCCATGCGCCTTTATCTGGCGCGCCTTCCTGGCGGTCTGGCTGTTTCCAGTGTTATGGCCTCTGCCTTCTTTGCCGCCGCCTCGGGTTCAAGCGTCGCAACATCGGCGGCCATGTCGCGTATTGCCGTGCCTGAAATGCTCAAGCATAACTACGACAAGGGGCTGGCCACCGGTACCGTCGCCGCATCGGGAACACTCGGCTCGCTGATCCCCCCAAGCGTTCTGCTGGTGCTCTATGGCGTTTATGCCCAGGTGTCGGTGGGTCAACTGTTTATGGCGGGATTCATCCCCGGTGTGCTTTCCGCGCTGCTTTACATCGCCATGATTATGGTGCGAACCAAGCTTAACCCCAGCCTGGCGGGCAATACTGATGTGCGCTCTAGCTGGGGCGAAAAATGGGATGCCTTTAAGCATATCTGGCCGTTGCCGCTGCTGATCGGCTCCGTGCTTGGCGGGATTTTTATGGGTATTTTCTCGCCTACCGAGGCGGGGGCTGTGGGTACAACCATAGCTGCTCTGATCGCCTTTGCGCGGCGCACGCTAACCTTGGCGGCCATTCGTGAAGCGCTGGTTAGCACGGCGGTAAGCACGGCCAGCATCTTCATTATTCTCATCGGGTCGCTGTTTTTCACTCGCTTTCTAGCCATGAGTGGCGTGCCCGCTGCTTTCTCCGAAATAATCCTCGGTGTCAGCACCGAGACCTGGTGGATCATTCTCGCTGTGGCAGTGATCTATCTTGTGCTGGGTATGTTTATCGACTCCATTGGCTTATTGCTGCTCACTTTGCCGCTAATCCTGCCTTTAGTAGAAGGCGCAGACCTTAACTTGATCTGGTTCGGCATCATCGTCGTCAAGCTGCTTGAAGTGGGGCTGGTCACTCCGCCTATCGGGCTCAATGTTTATGTCATCAAAGGAGCCCTGGGCAATAGCGTCACCCTGTCTGAAGTGTTCAAGGGCGTCACCTGGTTCATCGTCATGGATGTTGTTGCCCTGTTGTTGATCGTGCTGATTCCAGCGCTTTCGCTCTACCTCCCTCAAAAAATGTTTTAA
- a CDS encoding TRAP transporter small permease: protein MIAKYVESLSQWVAKSAMVLATLFLVLMALHVSLDVGLRYLFGKSFTGTLEFVSFYYMVAVVFLPLAYVELQREHISVDVLVGRLPSSVQLVLYLFACALGLLYFGMLCYQSYLDAVRATVRMETAMANFTFYLWPSRWALPVGFAAMCLAILANMIKALQQRQAL, encoded by the coding sequence ATGATCGCCAAATACGTCGAATCGCTGAGCCAATGGGTCGCCAAAAGCGCCATGGTGCTTGCGACGCTATTTCTAGTGCTTATGGCGCTGCATGTCTCACTTGATGTAGGGCTGCGCTACTTATTCGGAAAGTCCTTTACCGGCACTCTGGAGTTTGTCTCTTTTTACTACATGGTCGCCGTCGTCTTTCTGCCGCTCGCCTATGTGGAGCTTCAGCGGGAACACATCAGCGTGGATGTGCTGGTGGGAAGGCTTCCGTCTAGCGTCCAACTGGTGCTTTACCTTTTCGCCTGCGCCCTTGGGCTCCTCTACTTCGGCATGCTCTGTTACCAGAGCTATCTAGATGCCGTACGCGCTACGGTTCGAATGGAAACGGCCATGGCCAATTTCACCTTCTATCTATGGCCCAGTCGTTGGGCGTTACCGGTTGGCTTCGCGGCTATGTGTCTGGCCATCCTCGCCAACATGATTAAGGCGCTGCAACAACGCCAAGCCCTGTAG
- a CDS encoding TetR/AcrR family transcriptional regulator: protein MTKRQNQEERSRQTQARVTQATIECILEKGIRATSTVDVARLAGVSRGALVHHYPSKTLLMQAALEDLLSREVESVRDMATQVKAGELNFDNLLQALHEHFKGDLYMVTLEYLTNARTDPDIMKVLVTLGSKFNDSLEQIWEQLVASSNHTSHQNRVALNATLCMMRGMGAQSIWRDDPELYRDMLLFWKETLLELGFSASDAKRGQPV from the coding sequence ATGACGAAGCGACAGAATCAAGAAGAACGCTCACGCCAAACCCAGGCTCGGGTCACGCAAGCGACTATCGAGTGCATTCTCGAGAAGGGCATTCGTGCCACTTCCACCGTGGATGTCGCACGTCTGGCAGGCGTTTCCCGTGGCGCTTTAGTTCACCATTACCCCTCTAAGACATTGTTGATGCAGGCGGCGCTTGAGGACTTGCTGAGTCGCGAAGTCGAAAGCGTAAGGGATATGGCCACGCAAGTTAAGGCGGGTGAGCTCAACTTTGACAACTTGCTACAGGCACTCCATGAGCACTTTAAGGGCGACCTTTATATGGTGACCCTTGAATACCTCACTAATGCACGTACCGATCCCGATATCATGAAAGTGCTCGTGACCCTGGGGTCGAAGTTCAATGACTCTTTGGAGCAGATCTGGGAGCAGTTGGTCGCTAGTTCAAATCACACATCACATCAGAATCGAGTCGCCCTGAATGCCACCTTATGCATGATGCGAGGTATGGGGGCACAAAGCATCTGGCGTGATGACCCCGAACTTTACCGCGATATGCTGCTGTTCTGGAAAGAGACGCTTCTGGAACTGGGTTTTTCTGCCTCAGATGCGAAGAGAGGGCAGCCGGTATGA
- a CDS encoding C4-dicarboxylate TRAP transporter substrate-binding protein codes for MKFTRNTLTLAVAAMVLPAVAASANASTSFIANSFYDQQHPHSRYGYIEWAEMVKELSNGELQPEVYTGTVLLAPRANLQGIQDNVVQVAHHAAIYTPSEMPVANAVQELGFNYDDPLVAILAVTDFSLNNPTQLAEWEELDIVYLGAYSTPSYVLFCREPVRNLDELRGKRIRTAGSTVSAWVEQAGGTPVNVPSSEMYSGLDRGSLDCATNAPNDLIDRSLWEVAEYTTLLPTGMYWSGPQWGFNSGFWASLSDEERDVFKEATANAMTRMIVQFLNASESALEEAAAHGNNIFQPEEDLMASVETFRDEALANVYDKARDEYGVEDPEALIDDFIATYEKWDTLISEVDREDEEALAELAMEEIYNKLPADYGIY; via the coding sequence ATGAAATTCACACGTAATACGCTAACACTCGCTGTCGCGGCGATGGTCTTGCCTGCCGTTGCTGCTTCGGCTAACGCCTCAACATCCTTTATTGCCAATTCGTTCTATGACCAGCAACACCCTCACTCACGTTATGGTTACATCGAGTGGGCCGAAATGGTTAAGGAACTTTCGAACGGAGAACTACAACCCGAAGTTTATACTGGCACCGTGCTGCTGGCACCGCGGGCTAACCTGCAGGGCATCCAGGATAACGTGGTTCAGGTGGCTCACCATGCCGCTATTTATACGCCTTCTGAAATGCCGGTAGCGAATGCCGTGCAGGAGTTGGGGTTTAACTATGATGACCCATTGGTTGCCATTCTGGCGGTGACCGACTTCAGCCTGAATAATCCCACTCAGTTGGCCGAGTGGGAAGAGCTGGATATTGTCTACCTGGGCGCCTACAGCACGCCTTCCTATGTGCTGTTCTGCCGCGAGCCCGTCCGCAATCTTGACGAGCTACGCGGTAAGCGTATTCGTACCGCAGGCTCGACTGTTTCTGCCTGGGTCGAACAGGCGGGAGGAACACCGGTTAATGTGCCTTCCAGTGAGATGTACAGCGGCCTTGATCGGGGGTCATTAGATTGTGCAACGAATGCGCCTAATGACTTGATCGATCGGTCTCTTTGGGAAGTCGCCGAGTACACGACGCTGCTGCCCACCGGCATGTATTGGTCTGGGCCTCAGTGGGGCTTCAATTCGGGCTTCTGGGCAAGCCTCAGCGATGAAGAGCGCGATGTCTTTAAAGAGGCGACGGCCAACGCAATGACACGCATGATCGTCCAGTTCCTCAACGCTTCTGAAAGCGCACTGGAAGAAGCTGCTGCCCATGGCAACAACATCTTCCAGCCAGAAGAGGATCTGATGGCGTCTGTGGAGACTTTCCGCGATGAGGCCTTGGCCAATGTCTACGATAAGGCCCGTGATGAGTACGGTGTTGAAGACCCGGAAGCGCTGATTGATGATTTTATCGCGACCTACGAAAAGTGGGATACCTTAATCAGCGAAGTTGATCGCGAAGACGAAGAGGCACTGGCCGAACTGGCCATGGAAGAGATCTACAATAAGCTTCCTGCTGACTACGGAATCTATTAA
- a CDS encoding AzlC family ABC transporter permease — translation MKIKENPTRLDIAGTWRGIRMMLPLAVFTIAFGLAFGVAAVHQGLAGWEAMLMSLFVFAAPSQFAALEMWHSPLPLLALAAVTLAIHTRHMLMSAALYPWLKALPQRQQFAMVILLTDSNWAMALGEYQRGERNLGILLGGGIALWGAWVIGTAVGLAFGGGITEPERFGLDVIMLCFLLMIVVGGNTRAAMALPWLAAAASALMAYWWLPPYLHVMVGAITGGVVAVLLPGRWLRESAS, via the coding sequence ATGAAAATAAAAGAAAATCCTACTCGGCTTGATATTGCGGGCACCTGGCGAGGGATTCGCATGATGCTGCCTTTGGCGGTTTTTACGATCGCTTTTGGATTGGCGTTTGGCGTAGCCGCTGTGCACCAGGGGTTGGCCGGCTGGGAAGCGATGCTAATGAGCCTGTTTGTCTTCGCGGCTCCATCGCAATTTGCTGCCCTAGAGATGTGGCATTCGCCTCTGCCACTGCTTGCTCTGGCGGCGGTCACACTCGCGATTCATACCCGGCATATGCTGATGAGTGCGGCGCTCTACCCCTGGCTCAAGGCGTTACCTCAACGCCAGCAATTCGCTATGGTGATTCTGCTAACCGACTCCAACTGGGCAATGGCGCTGGGAGAGTATCAGCGCGGCGAGCGAAACCTGGGCATTCTTCTAGGTGGCGGGATCGCGCTGTGGGGCGCCTGGGTCATCGGCACGGCGGTAGGGTTAGCCTTTGGCGGAGGCATTACCGAGCCTGAACGCTTCGGCCTTGATGTGATCATGCTGTGCTTTCTGCTGATGATCGTTGTCGGTGGAAACACACGAGCAGCAATGGCCCTGCCCTGGCTGGCAGCAGCGGCGAGTGCATTAATGGCGTACTGGTGGTTGCCGCCTTACCTACATGTGATGGTGGGTGCCATTACCGGTGGCGTGGTGGCCGTATTGTTGCCTGGACGCTGGTTAAGGGAAAGCGCCTCATGA
- a CDS encoding AzlD family protein, which yields MSPSPVWQSLIAITLMVVIAYGSRVLGLLIMSRVPLGPRVRRFVDAMSSSVLIAVITPIIVHGDGGVRLAAVAAGTVAVVMRNPLVSIATGMLCAAGWRWWVG from the coding sequence ATGAGCCCATCACCCGTATGGCAGTCGTTGATAGCCATCACGCTAATGGTGGTAATTGCTTATGGCTCCAGAGTGCTGGGGCTGCTAATCATGTCACGTGTGCCGCTAGGCCCACGCGTTCGCCGATTCGTCGATGCCATGTCTAGCTCAGTCCTGATTGCCGTTATTACGCCTATCATCGTGCATGGGGATGGTGGCGTTCGGCTCGCGGCCGTTGCGGCGGGTACGGTGGCGGTAGTGATGAGGAATCCGTTGGTATCGATTGCTACGGGTATGCTTTGTGCTGCGGGTTGGCGCTGGTGGGTTGGGTAA
- a CDS encoding tyrosine-type recombinase/integrase — protein sequence MATGLNAIKTVIEALETPAQTAALHFFTDPPGFGIRITPTGKRTFFFQYRWAGKTRKPSLGRYGDITPKQAQKLAREYVGKLSRGEDPQAERAAAEARSLREAAEKQWTLAAAIDSYLAERKLKDSTRYDMGRAFKGIEDWKRRPVQDITPAMVKERHKKLSASSEARANLAMRYLRAVLNHVMHEAQAEGFTLLDANPVDTLSHRKAWNTIKRRRTFIPPHKLGTWLDAVSTLDEMPDYAPGTGRHHQKLKNGAMQRDFLLLVLLTGLRLNEAKGLRWDDVDMEGRTLTIRDSKNHDDHTLPVGDYLAALLKRRRDESGAEYVFSSKAGHRLHNLRYALARIEEHTGMHATCHDLRRTFATIAESMGLSAYAIKQALNHRTSASDVTAGYVQVTPERLRDPMQRIETFILSHGHPQRGAKVVQLRG from the coding sequence ATGGCGACTGGCCTAAACGCCATCAAGACAGTTATTGAGGCGCTGGAAACCCCAGCACAAACGGCTGCCCTTCACTTCTTCACCGATCCGCCTGGATTCGGCATTCGCATAACACCTACTGGAAAGCGCACCTTCTTTTTCCAATACCGGTGGGCTGGCAAAACTCGCAAGCCGAGCCTTGGCCGCTATGGCGACATCACGCCCAAACAAGCGCAAAAGCTGGCGCGAGAGTACGTGGGCAAGTTGAGTCGTGGTGAAGATCCCCAAGCCGAGCGCGCCGCCGCTGAGGCTAGGTCTCTTCGCGAAGCAGCTGAGAAACAATGGACACTGGCTGCCGCCATCGACTCGTATCTGGCAGAGCGTAAGCTGAAAGACTCGACCCGCTACGATATGGGGAGGGCCTTCAAGGGGATAGAGGATTGGAAGCGTCGCCCCGTGCAAGACATCACTCCTGCCATGGTGAAGGAGCGCCATAAGAAGCTGAGCGCCTCCAGCGAGGCTCGCGCTAACTTGGCCATGCGCTACCTGCGCGCCGTGTTGAACCATGTCATGCACGAAGCTCAGGCAGAAGGCTTCACCCTCCTGGACGCCAACCCGGTGGATACGCTAAGCCACCGCAAGGCATGGAACACTATCAAGCGCCGCCGTACATTCATCCCACCGCACAAGCTGGGCACATGGCTAGATGCCGTGTCCACCCTAGACGAAATGCCAGACTACGCACCCGGCACCGGCAGACATCATCAGAAGCTCAAGAACGGTGCCATGCAGCGCGACTTCCTGTTGCTGGTGTTGCTGACCGGACTACGCCTAAACGAAGCCAAGGGGCTGCGCTGGGACGATGTGGACATGGAGGGTCGCACCTTAACTATTCGCGATTCCAAGAACCACGACGACCACACCCTGCCGGTAGGCGATTACTTAGCCGCCTTGTTGAAGCGTCGCCGTGACGAATCCGGCGCCGAGTATGTGTTCAGCAGCAAAGCCGGTCACCGGTTGCACAATCTGCGCTACGCCTTAGCGCGTATCGAAGAGCACACCGGCATGCACGCTACCTGCCACGACCTGCGCCGCACCTTCGCCACTATCGCCGAATCCATGGGGCTGAGCGCTTACGCCATCAAGCAAGCCTTGAACCATCGCACCAGCGCCAGCGACGTAACCGCAGGCTATGTGCAGGTGACGCCAGAGCGACTGCGCGACCCCATGCAGCGCATCGAAACCTTCATTTTGAGCCATGGGCATCCCCAGCGTGGTGCAAAGGTAGTACAGCTACGCGGCTAA
- a CDS encoding helix-turn-helix transcriptional regulator, with translation MNTTASFPTLLDQKQVATYLGKSVAWCERSRWDGTGPRFIKVGRAVRYRADDVLAWLEANTHTNTSEDLK, from the coding sequence ATGAATACTACCGCTTCCTTCCCAACCCTGCTGGATCAAAAGCAGGTTGCCACATATCTCGGCAAGTCCGTTGCCTGGTGTGAGCGCTCCCGCTGGGATGGCACCGGCCCTCGCTTCATCAAGGTAGGCCGCGCCGTTCGCTACCGTGCCGATGATGTACTCGCCTGGCTAGAAGCCAACACCCACACTAACACCAGCGAGGATTTGAAATGA
- a CDS encoding M48 family metallopeptidase produces MTRLDVDDLTFEVRESRRRKTLEITVDREGELIIAAPSDTDEQLLRDFVVEKRYWIYQKLAQKAESRRQLPRKEYVNGEGFFYLGRSYRLKRVPKDAQDVPLKLAAGRFQLREDALVDAREQFVRWYTLRATNWLIRKVKEHAQRMQVEPAGVKVQDLGYRWGSCGKGYRIYFHWKTILLPRHIAEYVVVHELMHLHEPHHTPAFWHRLERAMPDYEQRKRWLARHGIEVEGL; encoded by the coding sequence ATGACACGGTTGGACGTGGACGACCTCACCTTTGAGGTGCGCGAGAGTCGCCGGCGCAAGACGCTGGAGATCACGGTAGACCGTGAAGGGGAGTTGATTATCGCGGCTCCCAGCGATACCGATGAGCAGTTGCTACGCGATTTCGTGGTCGAGAAGCGATACTGGATCTACCAGAAGCTGGCGCAGAAGGCCGAGAGCCGTCGCCAGCTGCCGCGCAAGGAGTACGTCAACGGCGAAGGGTTTTTCTATCTGGGGCGCAGCTATCGGCTCAAGCGAGTTCCCAAAGACGCCCAAGACGTGCCGCTCAAGCTCGCCGCCGGCCGCTTCCAGCTGCGCGAGGATGCGTTGGTTGATGCCCGCGAGCAATTCGTCCGCTGGTACACACTCCGCGCTACCAACTGGCTGATTAGGAAAGTGAAGGAGCACGCCCAGCGCATGCAGGTCGAGCCCGCCGGAGTGAAGGTGCAAGATCTCGGTTATCGTTGGGGTTCCTGCGGCAAGGGCTATAGGATCTATTTTCACTGGAAGACTATCCTGCTGCCGCGCCATATCGCCGAGTATGTCGTCGTCCATGAGTTGATGCACCTGCACGAGCCTCACCACACTCCGGCTTTCTGGCACCGCTTGGAGCGTGCCATGCCGGACTATGAACAGCGCAAGAGGTGGCTTGCACGGCATGGCATCGAGGTAGAGGGGCTTTAA